GCGCAGTTTGCGGGGGAAGGGCTGGGGATGGGGGGCGCCGCGGCATGGGCCGGCCCAGGTCGAAGCGCCACCGAAGTGTCTCGCTCAGGCGCCGATGGGCAAGTTGATCACACGAACAGGGGCGGGGAAGTGAGGGAGCGCGCACCGGAGCTGACGGTCGTCATCGCCACGCACAACAACCAGCCCGTGCTGCAGCAGGGGCTGGAAAGCTGGGCGCGCTACGCCGCCGATCAGCCCGTCGAAATCATCGTGGTCGAGGACGGCTGCACCGACGGCACGCGGGAGTACCTCGCCGGCTTGGTCGCCCGTGGCTGGAAAGGGCCCCCGCTGCGGGTCATCCACGAGAACGACGCGCACGAGCTGGTGTGCACCAACCGCGGCCTCGCCGACGCCCGCGCGCCGCTGGTGATGAGCTGGCACGACGACATGTTCCTGCGCGCCGGCTGGTTCATCCCCGAGCTGATCGCCACCTTTGCCGCCTACGACGACATCGGCCTGCTCGCGCTCAGCCGCGGGCTGACGTTTTCACCCGTCGACGAGCCCGTCCTCACCTGGGACGACACCGTGGACTGGCGCCGCGTGCAGAGCACCATCGGGCCGGCGCCGCTCAACTGGCTGCGGCTGAACGAGGTGGACGGCGTGGTGCGGCCCTGGGTGGTCCGCAAGGCGTGCACGGACCGGGTGGGCGTGCTCGACCCGGCCTTTCGCCCCACGGAGTGGGACGAGTCGGACCTCTGCTATCGCATCCGATTCGCGGGGTGGCGGGTGGCGGCGCACGGGTATGAGCGCGACGAGGCGTACGTGCACCAGCTGAGCACTACGTACGCCCGTACGCCATCCGCCGGGCGGCAGGCGATCGGGCTGCGCAACGGGCTGCTCTTCTACGAGCGGTGGAGCGACACCATCCGCCGCGAGCACGGCCGGCCGCGCAGGTCGTGGCGCCGCCGGGCGACGGCGCAGGGGTGGGCCGCGGCGCTGCGGCAGGTGGCGCGCTTCGCCGTCCGCCGGCGCACCGCGTGAGCCGCACTCGTCGCGCCGGAATCGCCGCCACCTTCGGCTACCTGCAGTTCGGGGTGGCGCTGGCGTCGGGCATCCTGGTGGTGCCGTTCGTCCTCTCACGGGTGGGCGCCGAGCCGTACGGCGTCTGGCTGGGCTTCGGCGAGCTGGTGGCGTATTCGGCCATGGCCGACCTGGGCGTGCTGGCCGTGCTCCCCTGGCTGGTGGCCGAGGCGGACGGGCGCGCCGACCGCGACGAGATGCGCGGGCTGGTGGCCACCGGCGGCCTCGCGGCGATCCTGGCGGCGGTGCTCTTCGCTG
This sequence is a window from Longimicrobium sp.. Protein-coding genes within it:
- a CDS encoding glycosyltransferase family 2 protein; protein product: MRERAPELTVVIATHNNQPVLQQGLESWARYAADQPVEIIVVEDGCTDGTREYLAGLVARGWKGPPLRVIHENDAHELVCTNRGLADARAPLVMSWHDDMFLRAGWFIPELIATFAAYDDIGLLALSRGLTFSPVDEPVLTWDDTVDWRRVQSTIGPAPLNWLRLNEVDGVVRPWVVRKACTDRVGVLDPAFRPTEWDESDLCYRIRFAGWRVAAHGYERDEAYVHQLSTTYARTPSAGRQAIGLRNGLLFYERWSDTIRREHGRPRRSWRRRATAQGWAAALRQVARFAVRRRTA